Below is a window of Neospora caninum Liverpool complete genome, chromosome Ib DNA.
GGGTGGCGTACCGCCAGAAGGCGTCTGCAACAGCCAAACTGACAACTGGGCCATCGCGATCAAAGTGTGTGTTTTGAAACAGTCGTCCTTGACAGAGATCCGGCGAGCCATTCCCGTGGAGAGCAGCTATCACGAGTCTGCCGTCTTTGCCTGTCGACGAGGTGTACACAGACACCGGTGATCTTTTTGCGTCCGTCGTCGCTCCCTGGTTTACGAGTCCAACCTGGACGTAGGGCTGGGATTACTCTTGAACTGAAATGGTTGTTGCATCCCTGCAGACGAATGCCACGGAGAAAGTCCGCTTGCCTTTCAATGACTGGATGAATATGGATGAGCCTCAACTACGGTAAGCGGCGACAGGGACATTGGCACAAGAGACGGGCACGGACGCCGTGCTGCCGCGGGAGACTGGATGGCGGCCGGGTCACGGTTTGGTAGTCACGTAGAGCTTcccgcgagagcgagaccgCCTCGCGTGTCATTGATGGTTTTCGCACATCTCTCCCTGCTCGGGGCCTTTCGCTGCCAAGCGTCTACTGTCCATAGCGACGGGGCGACCCCAAACTGGAAAAGTGAatcgaacagagagacatgaTAGTACCTAGGCTACGAAATGTGACTCCAGTTGCAAGATACAGACAACCCAGTTCGCCATGATTGCTGTACGCCACCGCCCCAGTGGACTGCTTAAGACAGCGGAAAGTGTAGGATGTCACATGTTTCCGACACGATGCATGACCGCTGTGAGCTAGCTTCAGGCAGGAGACTCTATAGCGAGGCACGAGTGGCTCGAGAGGTTCGTTTCGAGAGCCCTAAAGGAGTGATGCTGTGCTGGCTCGGCTGTCTTGTTTCGCAGATATGCATTCGTCAAGGAGATCCAGCGGTACCATCCAGAGATTCAGTTGCCTAGGCGTTCACCAAATCGTGCGAGCTCATAGGACATGAAAGCCAGTGCCCGCGCGAAGCTGTGCTCGGAGGCAGTCACCGCGTCCAGGACAAGTGTCGAGGCTCATGCACAGGGGGCAGCAATCAGTTCATTTTTAGTCGACACGTGTCTCCGAGTTCACGTTTCCTTAGGTTCCGTGTTGACCGCAACAGACACACATCCATGTAGAATAAGTTCTGGTTGAAAAACCCGACGACAGGGCTTGAAAGTAtcgtctccagagagaggtACATCACCGTTCCATGGTTTGAAGAGTGCATCCTCCACTTGTGGGTGCCCCATGGCAGTTCCTCGGACATCCCCCATAACTGGGTGCTACGGTGCCTTTCCACGGAGCAATAGCGAGTCCGAGTAGCctttgtttttcgtttttccctaCGCCTTCCTTGGGAGGGCAATGATTGCCACATGGTGATGAGAGGGATACTTTGAATGAGTTGTTGGATTTGCTGACGGACGCCGGTGGACGGGACATGTGGGGGAACCTCGCGCGGTGTTTCTCCTGAAGAGTTGTCCTCGATTGTGTGCAGCCGTGCTTGCGGCGCAAGGGGACAGGCGGGGGCTGCCATGGGCAGTCGGCACTGAGAGTGCAGGATCCTGGGCGTGTGGGGGATAACGCGTCCATCTCGCAAGTCTCGATATACAGTTGTGTGGTCACGATTTCTTGTGCTGCGAGAGGGCCAGCGAAAGAATTCGGAAAGTAGTCAGCAAACATATACCCACCATGCAGGGGCGACCGTCGCTTTTGCAAATACAACGTAGCTACTCGTTGTGCGGCAGGGCAAAGGCTGCTCTTTGAGGCGTCTACGGGGAGGCATGCAAAAATGCGTTACGCAGGCAAGCAAAGCAACGCACTGTTTTGACGCTTAGAGGACATACGTTCGACAAGGTTAAGGGGAACCTAGTggggaggaagcagaaaggtGACGCGCGTGGATCTTGGCAGGCTCTAAATACAGACTTCTCAAAAAAGATGCATTCTTAGtaggcgggggggggggggggtgaaCTGTCGGTATGCTCCTTTTTATGTATCTGGTAATGAAACACCAACAGTGTCTTTAGCCAGGGCTCTCATCAAACGCTTGTGGAATCTTCGCGTAACCTTGAATGTCTAACTCAGGCTCAGAAAGTGGTCAACCTTCCTGTTTCCCCGGTCGTTTCTATCCTAACGTGAGATGAACGTGATCGACTCCGTTTTGTCCCTGGTCGACACGACGTGTTGAAAGAAGCGCGGCTGTTGAAAGCCAGGACGAGTACGATACGATTCCAAAAGCAGCGGTAGATCCCTCCTGTCGTCCACCAGTTTTGTTACACCTTGGAGAGAATCATGCGCTGACGCCTCGGCAACTTCTAGTTACGGTGTTTAGGCACTCGACGTTCGTAGTCTGTCTCTAGCTATGGTGAGGCTGTTGTTTCCTCCGCAGCGGCACTGGGAGACAACGTTGGGTACCCTTCGATACATATACACAACCCTGACTTCCCCTGTGGCGATGCACCGACATTTCGTCGAGGCTGGCTTCTGTATCTGGCTGTAGCTGAACGCACCTACAGGAGTGAATTCGAAGTATATGCGAATTCAACGCCGTTTTCAGTAGTTTTCCAGCCTTTTCACCGGGATGCGGCAGAAATATACGTAGTTAAGTAACCTATCAAGTCGCAGAGGGGATGCTGTCAACACACGCGCTGTTTCACTCCTAGATGACTGACAGGGATTGCGAAGGCCATTGCACAGTTTTTTGCGAAGTGGAAATTGATGTCGATATCCAGTTGCACTCTCACCGGAGGTGACCGTCGCGGAAATGCCAGCAGCGCCCTCAGCTCTGACGGCTCATCTAAGCGACACTGACGTAGGGGAGGCGGATACCCTGTTTGGAGGGGCGGGTCTGAAGTAACTGGTCCTAGTGCACTACAATGATGTTGGCTACTAGCGGCGATTGCTTGATTCCACAGTGGTGAAAACAGAAGTATGCGCGTATTATGTCTTTTGGTAGCCTTACCTTCAGCGAACAGTCTCGGAGTACGCACACTTCAGATACACTGGACGAAACGGTGCGTCTGAATAGAAGATAGCAGTGTGAGGTTTTGAGAGAGGGTTCGCAAATGCACCATTTTCATAGAAAATTCCACATATGATAGATGCATGAGCGACTCGAAGATTAATGCCTTCCTGGCTAACAGTCACACACAGGCATCGGGTGCCATGATTGTGCTGCAGAGAGTTGCTACATACATACTCTGTAAACCGGCGGTCGCTGCAGAACTGACCAGTACCGCAAGTGACTTGACGGAGCATTTGCTCTtgctctccgttttctgcccTACTCCCTTCCGCCTTTCGTCGCCGCGAAGGCCCAacccttttctcgtcttgaGCAGTGAATTTTCGTGGTTCGGCTGTTCAGTGGATTTTAGCACCCCACTAATGCGTTGTGTGCTGATTCCGCCAGGTACTGTGAACCTGAAATTCCAAGTGTGTCCCAGTTCTCTTGGCAGGTGCCACGATGCTGCAGGAGAATCCGGCAGCGGTGTGGGCGCCTTACCAGCATCACATATCCGTAGGACGGTGAACTTCCACCATGAAGCAGGTCAGTCCCTTTGGTACATCATTCGACATTACTCCGGCCGCACGAAACTTCCGGACCAAATGAAGGCACACCCTTTGGCTCTCGTGAAGCGGGTCTCGGTCTGTCATTTTTTGGACAATCTCGTCATGAACCGAGCCCCGAAGACCTGTAAATGCAGAACCGGCCGCAGCGGTTAGCCCCAGGCCTCGTTAGCGGTTTGTAGGTGCCTGAGGAAACCGACATGTGCGCAGTTTTCCTTGGCTGAGAGGTCCAGACGTGGCGGTTCGCTACGACGAAATGTCATCAAAACTGATATTTCTCTTTCAGAAGTTGCCCCTAAGTCGGGAAGCGGGTCGGTCGGTGACTGCCCGCTAGAGAAGCTTCGTCTGTCGCAGTGCGACGAGTCGACCGACTAGTGCTGCAAAGGAAGGCAGAATGAATGCTGCCGAAGAATACTTCAAATGTAGTGATTCGCTGAGGTTAGCAGCTGGAGAATGTGCTGTAAACGGTGAGTATTACGGGGAAGAGCCGCTGAGAGGGTCATGGTCTGACCGATTGGTACTACGGAAATATAAATCGCGAAGGCGGACTGACGATCGCTGCGTTGCGAACAGGCCACGGACACCTGTGTTGTCGCATACGTGTCAGCATTATGACAAGTCACGACGCGTTAAAATAGAGTCCTTTAGGCAAAACTGGTGTGAGatggggaaaaggaggaacgGCAGGAACGGAGTCGACAGTAACGCATGCAATGAGCATTTCTTGCCAGGCGCTTTGTCAGCAGCCGGCGACTGTGCATCCGACTGAGCGCTCCCAGTTAGATAGGAAGTGAAGTCCAACTCCCAAAGCCGCGTGCCAACAGCTTTTCCCTGCTTGGAtgtgaaaagaaaaaaggcattAATGCAGGTTTCTTTTCGACGGTTCTCTTTGAGAAGCCGTTTCGCGGCGGTGTCTCATTGGGCCGTTAGTGGCGTGCGGAGTTGTCGATGGGTTGCTGCCGATTCACTTCAGTACCCCGCGGATTCGCTGCTGGATTTTTAGTTAAATCAGCTTCCTTCGGGATGGCCTCGACAGAGGCGGGTTAACTTGGTTTTACACCGATGTAAATCTTATCCTCGCATATCTGTTGTAAACAGCGCCGAGTTGATAACTTCAACACGTGCTCTCTGCCGTTTTCTGCCCGTGAAAAACCGTTGGTTGAAACGGGAgattcgtctctttttctacCTCCATTGTAACCCGGTCCCTGAACCGCACTCGCTTCCAGAACCCGTCTGAACGACGGCACTAAATTTCTCAGTTTTCCAAAATTCCTCGATTCGAGACGTTATTTTGCGGCGGCTTTCGATGTTTCCCGTACGCGAACCAAGCGCGTTGAGACTCAGTCCTGTCGATATCGAGGGAACTGTGCTGTGTTTTGGTCCGTGGCCCTGCAGCCTCTCAGTTGTCTCGTTCCTCTGAGCTCCGGCGACATAGCGGCGCACCCCGTTCAGAGTTTTCCCCCTTGAATGCTGTTGAAGGCTGCCGAGGCTTccgaagacaggaagaggctGCATTCGTACCCTTTCGGCACACTTGCAACAGGGCGACCGCCTCGCGAGGGGTTCCGTGGTAGGATCTCGGCCGCAGCCACGATCCGTTGCGCTGAATGCCTCCCTGGGAGGCCACTCGCTGAGTTCCTTGAAAACGGTCCGCTCGCACAGCTTTCAGCATGGGGTGCACGGGGAGCAAGGCGGCGGTGGCGAAGAAGCCTGAATCTctggaggagaaggagaatgCGAGGCAACAGGTGCCCAAAAGCCAGTCGGGAACACTCGCTGGCGCGGCTCCGGTTGAAGCCACACAGGACCGCAGGGGTGAAGGGAAGAACGCAGCATCACGGTCAACctcgcgagcgggagaggcgaccgaAGTAAGGACTGCTGCGTCTACTGAAGTGAAAGGCCCCCCCGCACAAGGTGGACAGATCGATATCAACGAAGATCCTTTGGCGGGGATCGTCCTGGAGCCCCCGGAGGATTGTGAACCCGTCATGATGAAGAACGGCGTTGTTTATAGAGGAGAATGGAAGAATGGAAAGCAGCATGGCCAGGGTCAGCAGAAGCAGGCGGATGGTGTCGTTTACATCGGACAGTTCTACGACGGCCATATCGAAGGCTTTGGCCGTCTAGTGCGGCCCGACGGCAGCAAGTACGAAGGCGAGTTCGCCCAGGGGAAGGCTCACACCAAGACCCGCAACGGCAAGTACACCTTTGCCGACGGCAGCGTGTAAGTAGACGCTTTGGTCTCTGGAAGAGCCTAGCGCGTGATTTAAGAGGAGCGTGGCAATCCCAGGCGACACAGCAAGCAACCGCTCGTGGCGGAGAGGGTGGCGGATATGCAGATGTGATACGTTACTTGTTTTTCGAGTGACGGCTTGCTGGTTGAGATAAAGCAAACACCTGTAAATCATGGCCACATGATGTGCAGTCAGAAGGATGGGCTTTTGCGTGGGGAAGATTCGACGTCATGCAGAAATACGGTCTTCTcgcggaaaaacgagacactGCTTGCGTCTCGAAACATGCCCTGACGGGCGGGTTCGGATTTCGCTCAACTCCGCGGAACCTACAGGATAACGTGTGCGACTCAGCAAACGCGAGACGAGCTGGCTATGCGTAGATTCGCTTTTTCCATGGGAAAGCATCAGGCAATACATGTAGCTGTAACCACGTCCACTCGCTGATCAGGAATCTTCAGCGAAAAGTGTGGTATTTCGAAGCTCAATGACGTTCTGGACTGTGTGTCTGCCATTCAGTTACGTGGGTCAGTGGATCGCTGACAAGCGACACGGCATTGGCAGGGAAGTTACTCACGACGGCAGCGTGTATGAGGGCGAGTACCGAAACGGCTGCAAGCATGGACatggccgcatgcagtctccTTCCGGCGATGTCTACGAGGGCGAGTTCAGCAAGGGTGACATGAACGGTGAGACACGGTGGGGGCGTCTACAACGGGCTTCGTTGTTCGATGCGACGTCGAACCGCTTACCATTGTTCTTTACACTGCTTACCATTGTTCTTTACCCGATGTATGCGGATTCTTGCACACACATATAGAGACACTTCTCACGAGGTgcacgcatgcgtttttcaCAGGAGGACAGAAGGCGGGACCACGTTGCTTTGGCGCGCGCCGTGTCGGTTTGACTGTGGATTGCTACTCTGATGCTGCGGGTTTCAGCGCTCGCCACTTGCGGTGTTAGTGGGGTAGTTCTCTGTGGGGGATTCGCGCGCGGGATTTTCTGCTGTCGCCTGGCTGTTCCGTCGTGGAAGGTTCCCGGGATCACGGCCGGGTGCCCTATCGGCGAGCTGCGGTggtcggcttctctcgcgttgtGTGGTTGGTTATATGAGTCACGGGTATTCTTCCAGGCATATCGTCTCGACGTTTTTCTTGCTACACTATCAGGTAAAGGCCGGTATTGCTGGCCAGATGGGCGGATTTACGAAGGAGAATGGTCAATGAGCCGGATGCACGGAAAGGGGGTATTCTTCTTCGTTGACGGTCGCAAGTAAGGTTTCACGGCCAAGAACCGGCTCCATGTTCCACGGCTTTCATGACTGCGCTGAATGGGAAACTATTCGACGACGGTTGCGGCTTAGTGCGACTCTCGTGGTGTTGCAAACCGTGGGGTGCTGAAGGGCGGGCGGTACCCACTTTTGCTTACACCGGGACGATGCCACGAAGGCGGTCAGCAAAAAATAGGAAATTTCGCGTCGGTGTCAGGATCTGGTCTCATCGTCACCTTGTGGAAACCCCCGTGCCGGGGTTTGTCAGCGAGGCCTGATTGGGGATGGTGGTTCATTGGGCGCTGATGCATGCTTTGGGTGGCTGTGCCACGTGAGGCGCCAGCCGATTCGCGAGTGGCGCTACTGGAAATGCATGTGGCCGCGCTACCAATGTGGGAGCTGGCTTCCAGGCCCGAACCCTCTGATGATGTGGCGCGCTTTTGCGCGCACTGCCTCACGCAGCAGTGTGCTTTCTGCTATGCTTTCTAGGTACGAGGGAGAATTCAAGGACAGCAAGatggagggagaagggaggctGACGTGGCCGGATGGAAGCGCCTACCAGGGTGGCTTCAAAGGAGGCCTTCCGCATGGGCGAGGCACTCACCAGGCGACGGCAGAAACCAAGCCACGGCTAGGTACGTGCAACCgtgcgtctccgcgttttctttgtcGGGAGAGCGCTCGGGACGCAAATGTTGATAGCCAGCACACATTGGGTTCGGTTGCACAGCTCGATCGAGCGGGGGAGCAGAGTAGGGGCTTATCGTCACACGCACCGGGGAGATGACACTGGGGGAACAGGCAAACACAGCGTGGAGGAAGACCTAGGAAGCATTCGTCGCCTGCGCTATGCGAAGTGCGTGTCGACTGTTGTGGACAGCTGATCGTTTTTCTTGTCCAGTGCATTGATCGTTTCTGCCATGCCGTTAAGCGACGTCTGTTCTTTGGCGGCAAACGGCCGCAGGAGAACGGGGGGCGGTGGCGCGCAGGGTGATGGCGGAGCGGCATGCACGAGGTGAACTGGTTCCGCAGCTGCTGTTGTGGGATGTGTCCGTATGCGTCTCCAGCGCTGTGGAATCAAGGCGTGAGAGTAAAATGGCTTAACGACGAAGAGATGcaacaggaaggagaacacGGAAAGCAGGGGTCCGAGGGGCCGTCGAAACCGTCTCCAGCACAAGGGGATAGGAGCACAAAACCACAGGAGCAAgcaaacgagaaggaaaaagtcAGCGGAGAGTAACGATAAAGGCGCAGCGACGACCGACaagcagacagagacgaaactGGCGGAAAGCGCGCCTGGCCAATCCGCGTAGTCATAGATTTTCATTTCAGTTCTTCCCCTTTCGTGATCACACCTAGTTACTTTCACAGTCGGTGGGGAGGATGCACCAAGTTAAATGATAGGCTCCGCTTTGGTGGAACCGTATCTTCCGAGAAACTGAGGTAAATGGTACAGGTGTTCCGGCTTACGCGTTGGAGTGCTGTGTATAAATATTTGCGTGTTAAGGACAGTCTCTGACACCTTACTGGAAAGAATTTAGTTGCCGAACATCCAGTACTTGATTGTTCCACTCGGATATTTTTTTACGGCAACGTGGAAGTTGCGTTATTAAGAAATGGCTCGGCGTCTTTCGGGCAAAGCTGCGAGGTTGTCCATGTTGGGTCGCGACGGGGAGGCGAGTTTTTCacacggaagaagagctcTCCACTTTGCCAGCAGCGATGCAACTGGTTTcctgtgtgtgcgtgcgtgaAAACGTCAGACAAGAGAGGTGAAAGTCTTTTTTTCGGGTGTGAGTTTTTTTTGGTACGGGTGTTCGTCCAATTCGTCATGGTGGGCTGCGTCTTTGGATGATCTTCGAAAGGTTCACGTACGCCGAACCCTTCAGTGTCGTTTGTGCTGTTCGCTAGCGATGTGCATCTAGAGCTGTCGAGCCTAGAAAGGCTTCAATGGGGCCACCTCAGAGTTGTTGGTCCTGAAAGGCGTTCGTTCTGACCTGTACTTGACGTTTATACGGATATCGGTATGCCTCAACCGCATGCTGGCGGTTGTGTTTTTTTAGACCACCGCAGCTAAGGACTGAACAAAATCCAGACGGAACTTCCCTTCGCGTTCTGAGCGATCGAAGCCGGTCGAGAGTAGAACATCGCCCTGAGCGTGCGTGGCAATTCAGGCAGCCTTCCGAATCTTATGAAGAGATGTTGAGAGCTCTGTTAAAACCCCTGTAGCTTTGATTTTGAGTGACGGCGATAGGTTACCCAGCCTACACTGGCATTATCGGTTTCTGATTCGCTGGTATGGCGACTCCTAATGCtcaacagaaaagagacggagttTCTCGTGCCGCATCCAGGGTGCATTGTGGTCCCCACCAGCCCACGCTACAGTAAATCCAGGTATCACAAAACGGAAAGCACATATATTAGCGGTGGTGTTTCGTACACTTGTGCGGTGTGCTACGACTTCCAGTGTACCTCTAACGCTGCTTGCGACCTGTCACTCAGGAAGTAACGTCACCCGAGGTCGATAAACTCTCTTGAACATGTTCTTCTCAACGCTC
It encodes the following:
- a CDS encoding putative MORN repeat-containing protein; translated protein: MGCTGSKAAVAKKPESLEEKENARQQVPKSQSGTLAGAAPVEATQDRRGEGKNAASRSTSRAGEATEVRTAASTEVKGPPAQGGQIDINEDPLAGIVLEPPEDCEPVMMKNGVVYRGEWKNGKQHGQGQQKQADGVVYIGQFYDGHIEGFGRLVRPDGSKYEGEFAQGKAHTKTRNGKYTFADGSVYVGQWIADKRHGIGREVTHDGSVYEGEYRNGCKHGHGRMQSPSGDVYEGEFSKGDMNGKGRYCWPDGRIYEGEWSMSRMHGKGVFFFVDGRKYEGEFKDSKMEGEGRLTWPDGSAYQGGFKGGLPHGRGTHQATAETKPRLALWNQGVRVKWLNDEEMQQEGEHGKQGSEGPSKPSPAQGDRSTKPQEQANEKEKVSGE